Genomic segment of Sebastes umbrosus isolate fSebUmb1 chromosome 19, fSebUmb1.pri, whole genome shotgun sequence:
GAATTACAATACAAACGATTTATAGACTGAGTCTCCACAGACGGAGAATTCATCCAGAACTTGAGGAGGTCAGctggagactgtgtgtgtgtgtgtgtgtgtgtgtgtgtgtgtgtgtgtgtgtgtgtgtgtgtgtgtgtgtgtgtgtgtggggcagCTTTGACAGAGGGAAAGTCCTTGGGTGTATCtgcagcctcctcttcctcttcttctcatcctccccTTGGTTCTCCTGCTCAGTGactctctcctttctttcccACAACCTACATGGCGACTGAATAAAATGAACCTCAGTtcgcacaacacacacactcacaaacaaacCTGAACATGGATGAATCCAGGCTGCTGTAACTGGTCCATTACTCTCTTGAAGTCGCTCATGTTGGTGGCCTGTACCGgaggccgtcaaagttaacgcaataataacacgttaacgcattTATTTCAAATGCTGAGATAAGGAGAAAACTTATTGTGTCACTCCATAAAGGCCCATgcaggagaacagagaggactGGAAATAATACAGAAGGAATACAAACATAGATCAACAGAAGAACTATACAGACCATACAACAGGTTAGAGGCTCAATAATCACACCACATGTGTTACAACAGGGACATATCTGCTCAGAGAAGTCTATATTTTTGTAATACTTTTATTGCAAATTGCTCATGAATTATACATCCACAATATATGCAGTATTTGCAATagtatatttgcattttttcatACACCCAGTGCTACATACAGAACAGAAGAGATAGAACAAAGAGTAAATGGATAactgaagaaaagaagaaaaacatgcatatatatacagacacattcacatatacagtacatacatacatccatatacatacacatactgtagccAACATATGCATtcacataaacatatatatatatatatattatatgctcacaaaaaaagattaaagCAGTCTATATGATGACATCATTTGggaaaactgtatttattcttcCAGTTATTTATTGCCAAATATCTGATTTTTAAATCTCACAAGGTTCCTATTTCCTTCAAATATCTGAGGTCTCTCACAATCCATAACTAAtttacactgaaaaaaacatgtttattgtttCACTGCATagatttaaaacaagaaatgtcccaaaataatatatattttaattattttatcattatccCTCACACAATTTATTACATTAAAGttagtttattttttgcaaTTGGTTATTTAGTATACAAATAGGTTGCTTTaaagaataataacaaaaacatcatGAGCAGTGATAACCACCATGGCTGAAAAGAGACAGAGCACCACATACAGAAACTCTAAACGAGTTGTCGTGTGTGGTGTCTTGTCTCTCTGGATTTCAGTCTTCTGTGTTTAAAGTGTTACAGATTTCAGCAGAGCCTCCATAAGGCACACCAAATCCAGGACAGAGTGGCtgagtgaatgtggtctggactctgtggaggagagtcatggtttcagagacgctgtagaaggacagaatacctgcactgtggtCCAGATACACTCCTACTTTGAAGGACTGAGGACCAGAGATGGGAGTTGTGATGTTGTTATATCTGAATTCATAACCATCGTCGAAACACTGTAATGCCCAAGACTTGTCATTGTTTCCAAATGCGctttctcttcctgctctgcTAATATTCTTGTATGCCACTGCTACAAAAAGGTCGTACCCTTcccactccacctcccagtaacaacgtccagtcagactttGTCTACACAAAACCTGAGACCAgtcagtgaatctgtctgggtgacaATATTGGGATAATTGATTATAAGAGCATTTTGCGGTCTCTCGGCTTGAATTCACCATAtgtttgtgtgctgtgtttAGAGCCAGTGTGATTTGACATGAATATTTGAGGAGTTCAtctctggtcttgggctctggttgtggcACTAAAAGATCTTCAGTCTCTGTCAGTGAGATCTTGGTCCATTCCTCACTCAGAATGTCCTGTAGTTTATCTTTGGCCTCTGACACAGCTGCAGTCACATCCTCATTGTACCTCAGAGGGCGGATATTGATGCTGGGTGAGTCTGTAGCTTCATTAAGACGTGACAGCATGGTGTAGTTCTGTAGAAACTGGGTGTGGTCCTCCGTATGTGACAGCTGCTCCAGCCCAGTGTCTTTCCTCCTCAGTTCGGCGATCTCCTTctgcagcttctcctgaagctcgtTGACGTGAGTCACTTCAGCTTTCTGACGAGATCTGATCTGCTGCTTCGCATCTGTGAAGATCTTCTCgctgtcctccactgctttatcagcagagcggTTGATAGTCTCCACCTCCTGCTGGAGcatcttcacatctttctctctgttctggATTCTCTGCTGGATCTTTTGCCGACTCGCCCCGAGCTCTTTCTGCCTCTCAGtcatttctgctgcagctgaaactgtgtcgtggcctttatgttcatccatggagcagagataacagatacactgctgatcagtacggcagaaaatcttcatcacctcatTGTGACGAGTGCAGATGTTCTCCTGAAGCTTCTTGGAGGGGTcgaccagcttgtgtttctttaatggaACAACTTCAAAGTGAGGCTGGAGGTGCTGCTCACAGTAAGAGACCAGACACTGCAGACAGGACTTGAAAGCTTTCAgcttcctcccagtgcagaaatcacaggccacatctccAGGTCcggcatagcagtgatcagctggagcagcttggagtcctgTCTTCTTCAGGTCCTCCACTAAATCTGCCAACATGGTGCTTCTCACCAGAGCAGGCCTCGGTCCAAAGGTCTGTCTGCACTGAGGACAGCTGTAGATTTCTTTCTGATCCTCTTCATCCCAGTGGCTTTTAATACAGCTCATACAGTAGTTGTGACCACAGGAAAtagtcaccggatccttcagtagatccaaaCAGATCGAACAGCAGAGTTTTTCCTGATCCGTCTGAATTCCTCgctgcgccatttcacctctcagagaCAGTGAATAACAAACAGATTCACTTCCTCATACAAGAAAGACGCTGGGAACTGATCCAAACCAAGACTGAGCTAACGTTTTAACGTTCACTCACTGATCTGCACTGAATAAGGCTCGTCAGGACTTGTACTTCACAGCATGATGGTTACACCCATCTGTAAACTGGCATATCAGTGGAGGAGGCAGGAATCAGGGAACACGTGGACTGAAGGGGACTGGCTTTGTTTGAGAGCAGGAAGAAGACATTTGATTAATTCCAGAGTCAGAAACAGTGATATCAGCCTGCGGTGCAGGGGACACTGTTCGTGATCTAAATAATCACAATTCCAACACATCTGTCCAACTCACCATTATTTTATCAATTTGAACAGTGTAGAAAATATAATGTTataactcgtgcagtataatccaaggctcatttatccagtcgtgtGCTCACAAACGCACATACATTTCCAGCTTCTGGTGGGAAAATTGTCAGCACCCAAGAAATTGTAAGTGCTGTCCAGGATGCCGAAAACAAAATGCAGATACAGCACATAATGTGCTTATAAATAAACTAACAAGCTGCTCTTATTGCTTATATTATTGCAGATGTACATATACTACTGCATGTATTGTAATAGCAGAACTGTTACCAGTGCCACATCCACTGCTACTGttaccactcctcctcctcctcctcctcctacagtAGTTCCCACAGAAAGCAGACACAACGCACATGCCTTTGAAAAaggattgtgttttatttacagtgatTTTCATCAGAATTAGAATACAAACGATTTATAGACTGAGTCTCCACAGACGGAGAATTCATCCAGAACTTGAGGAGGTCAGctggagactgtgtgtgtgtgtgtgtgtgtgtgtgtgtgtgtgtgtgtgtgtgtgtggggcagCTTTGACAGAGGGAAAGTCCTTGGGTGTATCtgcagcctcctcttcctcttcttctcatcctcccaTTGGTTCTCCTGCTCAGTgactctctcttttctttcccacAACCTACATGGCAACTGAATAAAATGAACCTCCGtgagtacaacacacacactcacaaacaaacCTGAACATAGATGAATCCAGGCTGCTGTAACTGGTCCATATCCTCTTGAAGTCTCTCATGTTGGTGGCCTGTACCGGAGGccatcaaagttaacgcaataataacacgttaacatatttattataatgcTGAGATAAGGAGAAAACTTATTGTGCCCCTCCATAAAGGCCCATgcaggagaacagagaggattgaaaataatacagaagGAATACAAACATAGATCAACAGAAGAACTATACAGACCACACAACAGGTTAGAGGCTCAATAATCACACCACATGTGTTACAACAGGGACATATCTGCTCAGAGAAgtctatattttttataatacttttattgaaaattactcaTGAATTATACATCCACAATATATGCAGTATTTGCAACAGtatatttgtaattttctttcttgtattttatacacccAGTGGTACATACAGAACAGAAGAGTAAGATAGAACAAAGAGTAAATGGATAActgagaagaaaagaagaagacaaatatacatatatacacacatacacatatacatacacacatatacatatatatattaacaatacacaaaaaagaaaaaataagtctATATGATGACATCAATTGGGAAAGCATGTATTTATTCTGTTCAGTTATTTATTGACAAATATATGATTTTTAAATCCCACACCGCTCCCATTTCCTTCCAATATAAGAGGTCTCCTACAATCCATaactaatttataataataaaaaaaagtttattgttTCACTGCATAGATTTAAAACCAGAAATATcccaaaataatattttttatttactttatcaTTATCCCTCACTCaattttcacattatttatttttttacttttttttaagatcttAAATTTATCactttaaagattttttttgcaattggTTATTTAGTatacaaatatgttgctttaaagaataataacaaaacatcatgAGCAGTGATAACCACCATGGCTGAAAAGAGACAGAGCGCCACATACAGAAACTCTAAATGAGTTGTCGTGTGGTGTCTTGTCTCTCTGGATTTCAGTCTTCTGTGTTTAAAGTGTTACAGATTTCAGCAGAGCCTCCATAAGGCACACCAAATCCAGCATAGAGTGGCtgagtgaatgtggtctggactctgtggaggagagtcatggtttcagagacgctgtagaaggacagaatacctgcactgtggtCCAgatacactcctactctggaggactgaGGACCAGAGATGGAAGTTGTGATGTTGTTATGTCTGAAATCATAATAACCATCGTCGAAACACTCTAATGCCCAAGACTTGTCATTGTTTCCAAATGCACTTTCTCTTCCTGCTATGCTCATATTCTTGTATGCGACTGCTATAAAAATGTCGCGCCCCttccactccacctcccagtaacaacgtccagtcagactttGTCTACACAAAACCTGAGACCAgtcagtgaatctgtctgggtgacaATAAGGGTTATTCCGATTATAATCGTATTTTGCGGTCTCTCGGCTACTTGAATACACCAAATGTTGGTGTGCTGTGTTTAGAGCCAGTGTGATTTGACATGAATATTTGAGGAATTCAtctctggtcttgggctctggttgtggcACTAAAACATCTTCAGTACCTATCAGTGAGCTTGTGGTCCATTCCTCACTCAGAATGTCCTGTAGTTTATCTTTGGCCTCTGACACAGCTGCAGTCACATCCTCAGTGTACCTCAGAGGGCGGATGATGCTGGGTGAGTCTGTAGCTTCACTCAGACGTGGCAGCATGGTGTAGTTCTGTAGAAACTGCGTgtggtcctctgtgtgtgacagctgctCCAGCCCAGAGTCTTTCCTCCTCAGCTCGGCGATCTCCTTctgcagcttctcctgaagctcgtTGACGTGAGTCACTTCAGCTTTCTGACGAGATCTGATCTGCTGCTTCGCATCTGTGAAGATCTTCTCgctgtcctccactgctttattAGCAGAGTGATTGATAGTCTCCACCTCCTGCTGGAGcaccttcacatctttctctctgttctggATTCTCTGCTGGATCTTTTGCCGACTCGCCCCGAGCTCTTTCTGCTTCTCAGtcatttctgctgcagctgaaactgtgtcgtggcctttatgttcatccatgGAGCAGAGAatacagatacactgctgatcagtacgacagaaaATCTTCATCACTTCATTGTGACGAGTGCAGATGTTCTCCTGAAGCTTCTTGGAGGGGTCGACCAGCATGTGTTTCTTTAATGGAACAACTTCATAGTGAGGCTGGAGGTGCTGCTCACAGTAAGAGACCAGACACTGCAGACAGGACTTGAAAGCTTTcagctttctctttctcccagTGCAGaaatcacaggccacatctccAGGTCcggcatagcagtgatcagctggagcagcttggagtcctgtcttcttcagttcctccactaaaTCTGTCAACATGGTGTTTCTCACCAGAGCAGGCCTCGGTCCAAATGTCTGTCCGCACTGAGGACAGCTGTAGATTTCTTTCTGATCCTCTTCATCCCAGTGGCTTGTAATACAGCTCATACAGTAGTTGTGACCACAGGAAAtagtcaccggatccttcagtagatccaaaCAGATCGAACAGCAGAGTTTTTCCTGGTCAGTCTGAATTCCTCgctgcgccatttcacctctcagagaCAGTGAATAACAAACAGATTAACTTCCTCATACAAGAAAGACACTGGGAACTGATCCAAACCAAGACTGAACTACCTTGTCAGTGTTCACTCACTGATCTGCACTGAATAAGGTTTGTCAGCTCTTGTACTTCACAGCATGTTGGTTACACCCATCTGTAAACTGGCATATCAGTGTAGGAGGCAGGAATCAGGGAACACGTGGACTGAAGGGGACTGGCTTTGTTTGAGAGCAGGAAGAAATTTGATTAATTCCAGAGTCAGAAACAGTGATATCAGCCTGCGGTGCAGGACACACTGTTCATGATCTAAATAATCACAATTCCAACACATCTGTCCAACTCACCATTATTTTATCAATTTGAACAGTGTAGAAAATATAATGTTataactcgtgcagtataatccaagtctcatttatccagtcgtgtGCTCACAAACGCACATACATTTCAAGCTTCTGGTGGGAAAATTGTCAGCACCCAAGAAATTGTAAGTGCTGTCCAGGATGctgaaaacaaaatgcagatACAGCACGTAATGTGCTCACAAATAAACTAACAAGCTGCTCTTATTGCTTATATTATTACAGATGTCAATATGCTACTGCATGTATTCATGTATTGTAATAGTAGAACTGTTACCAGTGCCACATCCACTGCTACTGctaccactcctcctcctcctacagtAGTTCCCACAGAAAGCAGACACAACGCACATGCCTTTGAAAAaggattgtgttttatttacagtgatTTTCATCAGAATTACAATACAAACGATTTATAGACTGAGTCTCCACAGACGGAGAATTCATCCAGAATTTGAGGAGGTCAGctggagactgtgtgtgtgtgtgtg
This window contains:
- the LOC119478094 gene encoding tripartite motif-containing protein 16-like, with product MAQRGIQTDQEKLCCSICLDLLKDPVTISCGHNYCMSCIKSHWDEEDQKEIYSCPQCRQTFGPRPALVRSTMLADLVEDLKKTGLQAAPADHCYAGPGDVACDFCTGRKLKAFKSCLQCLVSYCEQHLQPHFEVVPLKKHKLVDPSKKLQENICTRHNEVMKIFCRTDQQCICYLCSMDEHKGHDTVSAAAEMTERQKELGASRQKIQQRIQNREKDVKMLQQEVETINRSADKAVEDSEKIFTDAKQQIRSRQKAEVTHVNELQEKLQKEIAELRRKDTGLEQLSHTEDHTQFLQNYTMLSRLNEATDSPSINIRPLRYNEDVTAAVSEAKDKLQDILSEEWTKISLTETEDLLVPQPEPKTRDELLKYSCQITLALNTAHKHMVNSSRETAKCSYNQLSQYCHPDRFTDWSQVLCRQSLTGRCYWEVEWEGYDLFVAVAYKNISRAGRESAFGNNDKSWALQCFDDGYEFRYNNITTPISGPQSFKVGVYLDHSAGILSFYSVSETMTLLHRVQTTFTQPLCPGFGVPYGGSAEICNTLNTED
- the LOC119478093 gene encoding tripartite motif-containing protein 16-like gives rise to the protein MAQRGIQTDQEKLCCSICLDLLKDPVTISCGHNYCMSCITSHWDEEDQKEIYSCPQCGQTFGPRPALVRNTMLTDLVEELKKTGLQAAPADHCYAGPGDVACDFCTGRKRKLKAFKSCLQCLVSYCEQHLQPHYEVVPLKKHMLVDPSKKLQENICTRHNEVMKIFCRTDQQCICILCSMDEHKGHDTVSAAAEMTEKQKELGASRQKIQQRIQNREKDVKVLQQEVETINHSANKAVEDSEKIFTDAKQQIRSRQKAEVTHVNELQEKLQKEIAELRRKDSGLEQLSHTEDHTQFLQNYTMLPRLSEATDSPSIIRPLRYTEDVTAAVSEAKDKLQDILSEEWTTSSLIGTEDVLVPQPEPKTRDEFLKYSCQITLALNTAHQHLVYSSSRETAKYDYNRNNPYCHPDRFTDWSQVLCRQSLTGRCYWEVEWKGRDIFIAVAYKNMSIAGRESAFGNNDKSWALECFDDGYYDFRHNNITTSISGPQSSRVGVYLDHSAGILSFYSVSETMTLLHRVQTTFTQPLYAGFGVPYGGSAEICNTLNTED